In a single window of the Acinetobacter tibetensis genome:
- a CDS encoding efflux transporter outer membrane subunit: MQFSFTRLCTAMLLGSTLVGCAAVVKTPYQAPSVQTPAQFQYGHAAAQQRQQAIYADQWWTLFGDTQLNQLIDEVLAKNTDLAVAGITLKQARLQADLTANQQKPRVSSTLSTGHSFDLNDGSDASSGLSTKVGLSYELDLFGKLARQTEAKKWEALATEQDLQATAQSLVGTTAKLYWQLAYYHESLSTAQQSLTTSQKLYDLVKAQYQAGSVSGLELTQAEQSVQSQKASLSQIQQNLVETRTALAILLHMPIQQLNIQEPQRLPQLVLPTIAAGLPADILSRRPDLKAAELRLRESLATKDATTASYYPSISLTGSLGSSSTSLTQLLRNPALTLGASLSLPFLQYNDMKKDIAISQLDYEKAIVQYRQSLYQAFGDVENALSARSELDQQVKLQQRNLELAEKAERLTDVRYRYGAVALKNLLDQQETTRSARLTLVNTKQSQYNAYVTLMQALGGSPIQQLPE, encoded by the coding sequence ATGCAGTTTTCATTTACACGTCTGTGTACGGCAATGCTACTCGGTAGTACTTTAGTGGGTTGTGCGGCTGTGGTTAAAACACCTTATCAAGCACCCAGTGTGCAAACACCTGCTCAGTTCCAATATGGTCATGCGGCTGCACAACAACGACAGCAAGCCATCTATGCCGATCAATGGTGGACCTTATTTGGTGATACGCAACTGAATCAATTAATTGATGAAGTCTTAGCAAAAAATACCGACTTGGCTGTTGCGGGTATCACCTTAAAACAAGCACGCTTACAAGCTGATTTAACGGCGAATCAGCAAAAACCGCGTGTTAGCTCCACACTATCTACTGGACATAGTTTTGATCTTAATGATGGAAGTGATGCATCAAGCGGACTCTCTACCAAAGTTGGACTCAGTTATGAATTAGATTTATTTGGTAAATTGGCACGTCAAACCGAAGCTAAAAAATGGGAAGCACTGGCGACTGAACAGGATTTGCAAGCTACAGCACAAAGCTTGGTTGGCACCACAGCCAAACTGTATTGGCAATTGGCGTATTATCATGAAAGTCTCAGCACCGCACAGCAAAGTCTTACAACGTCGCAAAAGCTGTATGATTTAGTCAAAGCACAGTATCAAGCAGGTTCAGTTTCTGGCCTAGAATTGACCCAAGCTGAACAATCAGTACAAAGCCAAAAAGCCAGCCTGAGTCAAATTCAGCAAAACTTAGTCGAAACACGAACTGCGCTGGCTATCCTGCTACATATGCCTATCCAACAGTTGAATATTCAAGAACCACAGCGTTTACCGCAATTGGTATTACCTACTATTGCTGCGGGCTTACCCGCAGATATCCTGTCACGTCGTCCAGATTTAAAAGCCGCTGAATTACGCCTACGGGAAAGCCTTGCCACTAAAGATGCCACCACAGCGAGCTATTACCCTTCCATCAGCCTAACTGGAAGTTTAGGCAGCAGCAGTACCTCTTTAACGCAACTTTTGCGTAATCCGGCTCTGACTTTAGGGGCAAGTTTAAGTCTGCCGTTTTTGCAATATAACGATATGAAAAAAGATATCGCGATTAGCCAATTGGACTATGAAAAAGCCATTGTGCAATATCGTCAGAGTTTATATCAGGCCTTTGGCGATGTTGAAAATGCCTTGTCTGCACGCAGTGAATTGGATCAGCAAGTCAAGCTACAACAGCGTAATTTAGAACTGGCAGAAAAAGCAGAGCGCTTAACCGATGTACGTTATCGTTATGGTGCAGTGGCCTTAAAGAATTTGCTGGATCAACAAGAAACTACGCGTAGTGCACGTTTGACTTTGGTTAACACCAAACAAAGTCAATACAACGCCTACGTCACGCTGATGCAGGCTTTAGGTGGTAGTCCCATTCAGCAATTGCCTGAATAA
- a CDS encoding MacB family efflux pump subunit: MTKKALLEVSNLVREFPAGESTVQILKGIDLTIYEGELVAIVGQSGSGKSTLMNILGCLDRPTSGSYLVKGRETGQLEPDQLAELRREYFGFIFQRYHLLGDLTAEGNVEVPAIYAGITPYARKQRATALLTELGLGNKTQNRPSQLSGGQQQRVSIARALMNGGDVILADEPTGALDSHSGVEVMRILRELNAAGHTIILVTHDMQVAKNAGRIIEISDGQIIADRVNQPEYDTELHHAPDAETAISAQQEKNKSVSAWRSLLDRLGEAFRMAILSMNAHRMRTFLTMLGIIIGIASVVTVVALGNGSQQQILSNISSLGTNTITVFQGRGFGDNSKTANFKTLVPNDAEALATQPYVSAVSPMVSSSKTIRYQQNEANATINGVGGDYFTVKGLTFKNGQTFDQRSVRDRTQDVVIDTNTQKQFFSDGTNPIGQVILLGSVPGRIIGVVEPQTSAMGSDDTLNVYMPYTTVMSRMLGQTNVRNIIVQINDQYSTSAAENAIVNLLTLRHGQQDIFTMNSDSIRQTIEKTTSTMTLLVSAIAVISLVVGGIGVMNIMLVSVTERTQEIGVRMAVGARQSDILQQFLIEAILVCLIGGVLGVLLSLGLGQIIQKFAGGNFGIAYSTTSIIAAFVCSTLIGVVFGFLPAKNAAKLDPVAALARE, from the coding sequence ATGACAAAAAAAGCCTTGCTTGAAGTCAGCAATTTGGTACGAGAATTCCCTGCTGGTGAAAGTACTGTCCAAATTCTCAAAGGGATTGATCTGACCATTTACGAAGGCGAACTGGTTGCGATTGTCGGTCAATCAGGTTCGGGTAAATCGACTTTAATGAATATTCTCGGTTGCCTAGATCGTCCTACCTCAGGCAGCTATCTGGTCAAAGGTAGAGAAACTGGGCAACTCGAACCCGATCAATTGGCTGAACTACGCCGAGAGTATTTCGGATTCATTTTCCAGCGCTACCATTTACTTGGCGATTTAACTGCTGAAGGCAATGTTGAAGTTCCTGCCATTTATGCGGGCATTACACCTTATGCACGTAAACAACGGGCAACCGCCTTACTCACGGAACTTGGACTGGGCAATAAAACCCAGAACCGTCCAAGTCAACTTTCAGGCGGACAGCAACAGCGGGTGTCTATTGCACGTGCACTCATGAATGGTGGCGATGTGATCCTTGCCGATGAACCAACAGGTGCTTTGGACTCACACAGCGGTGTTGAAGTCATGCGAATTCTGCGTGAATTAAATGCTGCTGGACACACGATTATTCTGGTCACACATGACATGCAGGTGGCTAAAAATGCCGGCCGCATTATTGAGATCAGTGATGGACAAATTATTGCCGATCGCGTCAATCAGCCTGAATATGATACCGAATTACATCATGCCCCCGATGCTGAAACTGCAATTTCAGCACAGCAAGAAAAAAATAAAAGTGTTTCGGCATGGCGTTCCCTACTTGATCGCTTAGGTGAAGCCTTTCGTATGGCTATCCTGTCCATGAATGCGCATCGTATGCGCACTTTTTTGACCATGCTCGGGATTATTATCGGGATTGCTTCGGTTGTCACCGTGGTGGCATTAGGCAATGGCTCACAACAGCAGATCCTTAGTAATATTAGCAGCTTAGGAACAAACACCATTACCGTGTTCCAAGGTCGGGGTTTTGGTGATAATTCAAAAACTGCCAACTTTAAGACGCTGGTGCCCAATGATGCCGAAGCGCTCGCCACCCAGCCGTATGTCAGTGCGGTCAGTCCCATGGTGAGTTCATCTAAAACTATTCGCTATCAACAAAACGAAGCCAATGCCACCATTAACGGGGTTGGGGGTGATTACTTCACCGTTAAAGGTCTTACTTTCAAAAATGGGCAAACCTTTGATCAACGGAGTGTGCGTGATCGTACTCAAGATGTCGTGATTGATACCAATACCCAAAAGCAATTTTTTAGTGATGGCACCAATCCGATTGGACAAGTGATCTTACTCGGCAGTGTGCCTGGGCGGATTATTGGTGTCGTGGAACCCCAAACCAGTGCCATGGGTTCCGATGACACCCTGAACGTATATATGCCCTACACCACGGTCATGAGCCGTATGCTGGGTCAGACGAATGTGCGTAATATCATTGTACAAATCAATGATCAATACTCCACCAGTGCGGCTGAAAATGCAATTGTGAACTTATTGACCTTACGCCATGGTCAACAAGATATCTTTACCATGAACAGTGACAGTATTCGTCAAACCATTGAAAAAACCACCAGTACCATGACCTTATTGGTTTCTGCAATTGCCGTGATTTCATTGGTGGTTGGCGGCATTGGCGTCATGAATATCATGTTGGTCTCGGTCACCGAACGGACGCAAGAGATTGGCGTACGTATGGCGGTGGGTGCACGTCAAAGCGATATTTTACAACAGTTTTTAATTGAAGCGATTTTAGTCTGCTTAATTGGCGGAGTCTTGGGGGTATTACTTTCCCTTGGCTTAGGTCAAATCATTCAGAAATTTGCCGGCGGAAATTTTGGCATTGCTTACTCAACAACTTCAATTATTGCAGCATTTGTCTGCTCGACGTTAATTGGTGTGGTATTTGGATTTTTACCTGCGAAAAATGCAGCCAAACTCGACCCTGTTGCAGCACTTGCTAGAGAATAA
- a CDS encoding MacA family efflux pump subunit translates to MPKIKSFKIIIVLLCIALLAYLAWSYFKPKQEQPQYITESVTRGDLENTVLATGTLDATKLVSVGAQVSGQVQKMYVQLGDEVKQGQLIAQIDSTTQENSFKTAEANIKNLEAQRLQQEANLNEAHLAYKRQQQMFAQDATSKAELESAEASFKTAQAQIKAIDAQIESAKVTKSTAQTNIGYTRILAPTDGTVVAIVTEEGQTVNANQSAPTIVKIAKLQNMTIKAQVSEADIMKVEKGQQVYFTTLGDDSKRYATLRQIEPAPDSISSDSSTSTSSSSSTAIYYNALFDVPNHDGKLRIDMTAQVYIVLDSAQNALLLPSSAISNRPVNNKQNSAAKAQAASAVESKPDSDRTQAPKLERLNLTAAQQQLIKQGKASLSVVRVLQADGSAQPKQVLIGINNRVNAQVLAGLKENDQVVIADSSDTSAASANSSNKRRNGPPMGM, encoded by the coding sequence ATGCCAAAAATAAAATCTTTTAAAATTATTATCGTACTGCTCTGTATTGCTTTACTCGCTTATTTGGCTTGGAGCTATTTCAAACCCAAACAAGAACAACCACAATATATTACCGAAAGCGTGACACGCGGTGATCTTGAAAATACTGTATTGGCAACAGGAACTTTAGACGCGACTAAACTGGTCAGTGTCGGTGCGCAGGTGTCAGGGCAAGTACAAAAAATGTATGTGCAGTTAGGTGATGAAGTCAAACAAGGTCAACTGATTGCGCAAATTGATTCCACCACACAAGAAAATAGCTTTAAAACGGCTGAAGCCAACATCAAAAATTTAGAAGCTCAACGCTTACAACAAGAAGCCAATCTCAATGAGGCACATCTGGCATATAAGCGTCAACAACAAATGTTTGCTCAAGATGCAACCTCTAAAGCGGAACTTGAGTCTGCGGAAGCAAGCTTTAAAACTGCACAAGCACAAATTAAAGCCATTGATGCACAGATTGAATCTGCAAAAGTCACCAAATCTACAGCGCAAACCAACATCGGTTATACCCGTATTCTGGCACCAACTGATGGAACAGTGGTTGCGATTGTGACCGAAGAAGGTCAAACCGTAAACGCCAATCAAAGTGCACCGACCATAGTCAAAATTGCCAAATTACAAAATATGACCATTAAGGCACAAGTCAGTGAAGCCGACATTATGAAAGTCGAAAAAGGCCAACAGGTTTACTTCACGACTTTGGGTGATGACAGCAAACGTTATGCCACCCTTCGTCAGATTGAACCTGCACCCGACTCGATTAGTAGTGACAGCAGTACCAGTACCTCAAGCTCATCAAGTACAGCCATTTACTACAATGCTTTATTTGATGTGCCAAACCATGATGGCAAACTGCGTATTGATATGACCGCACAAGTCTATATTGTGCTCGATTCTGCACAGAATGCACTTCTGCTTCCTTCTTCAGCTATTTCTAATCGCCCTGTAAACAATAAGCAAAATAGTGCTGCCAAGGCACAAGCAGCATCCGCTGTTGAAAGCAAACCTGACTCAGACCGTACACAAGCGCCTAAGCTTGAACGTCTGAATTTAACCGCTGCCCAGCAACAACTGATTAAACAAGGTAAAGCGAGCTTAAGTGTGGTCCGTGTATTACAAGCCGATGGTTCAGCACAACCCAAACAAGTCCTGATCGGGATTAATAACCGTGTGAATGCACAAGTTTTGGCAGGTCTAAAAGAAAATGATCAAGTGGTGATTGCAGACAGTTCTGATACCTCAGCAGCCTCAGCCAACAGCAGCAATAAACGTCGCAATGGTCCACCAATGGGAATGTAA
- the holA gene encoding DNA polymerase III subunit delta, giving the protein MKLDYLQALKRIPEARGAWVLHGQEPLLEQNLLDAFRKSWHEQNIERQRYDISNVSDWKTVFNALNSLSLFSTQLAIEVHGNIKPDANGIKLLTQYLQHNEQNLLLIVMPKQDSSSLKSGFFKVIDANGVNVNLTAHYPQDRQRILAVEAEKLGIELANNAWQWLEQHHEHNLLAAKNSLMRVRDTFPDLAQIGIEQLFACLQDQSRYSTFDLSDALLEGNFAQAVKIYQYLLASGEPMSLLLWSISKEMRLLMQLFEQPQNALQLGIWKTKVSLYQQALRRLNPKQFLTWPTLLLRIDASIKGLSQENPEQLILQAIAMLCGRQLFH; this is encoded by the coding sequence ATGAAACTCGACTATTTGCAGGCCCTTAAACGCATTCCAGAAGCACGTGGCGCATGGGTGCTGCATGGTCAAGAACCGCTGCTCGAACAGAATCTACTCGATGCCTTTCGTAAAAGCTGGCATGAACAAAATATTGAACGTCAACGCTATGACATATCCAATGTGAGCGATTGGAAAACGGTTTTCAATGCCTTGAACAGTTTGTCTTTATTCTCTACGCAACTCGCAATTGAGGTGCATGGCAACATCAAACCTGATGCCAATGGCATTAAATTACTCACCCAATATCTGCAACACAATGAACAGAATTTATTGTTGATTGTGATGCCGAAGCAAGACAGCAGCAGTTTAAAATCTGGCTTCTTTAAAGTGATTGATGCCAATGGAGTAAATGTCAACTTAACTGCCCATTACCCACAAGATCGACAACGGATTTTGGCGGTTGAAGCGGAAAAACTTGGAATTGAATTGGCCAATAATGCATGGCAATGGCTTGAACAACATCACGAGCATAATTTACTGGCAGCAAAGAACAGCCTAATGCGGGTACGGGATACTTTTCCTGATTTAGCACAAATTGGTATAGAACAACTTTTTGCCTGCTTACAAGACCAATCACGGTATAGCACCTTTGATTTAAGTGATGCCTTACTCGAAGGTAACTTTGCTCAAGCCGTGAAAATTTACCAATATCTATTGGCTTCGGGCGAGCCAATGAGTTTATTGCTATGGAGCATTAGCAAAGAGATGCGCCTTTTGATGCAGCTTTTTGAGCAACCGCAAAATGCCTTGCAACTCGGGATATGGAAAACCAAAGTGAGTCTTTATCAACAAGCCTTACGCCGCCTCAACCCAAAACAATTCCTCACGTGGCCTACACTTTTATTAAGAATAGATGCATCAATTAAAGGTTTGAGTCAGGAAAACCCTGAACAACTGATTCTACAAGCAATTGCGATGCTCTGCGGACGGCAGCTTTTTCACTAA
- the lptE gene encoding LPS assembly lipoprotein LptE: protein MHLGKRFATLILTCGLGAGLIGCGFHLKGTQPSANPVAYAQMSLSLPKDTEELEEKLSIYLGAANVQLSNSPNAYRLHVYSYTPVRQELRGKLIETLLRLNVTFRIEDAQGNPVTEMRTVTASRSYQYNLATVNTDDQEEKFLKDVLVDDVAQQIVRQISSNRLPKVTTTTTQP from the coding sequence ATGCATTTAGGCAAACGTTTCGCAACTCTTATTTTAACTTGCGGTCTAGGTGCAGGTTTAATCGGCTGTGGTTTTCATTTGAAAGGAACCCAACCTTCTGCGAATCCAGTGGCATATGCACAGATGAGTTTATCTTTGCCTAAAGACACGGAAGAATTAGAAGAAAAATTATCTATTTATTTAGGTGCTGCCAATGTTCAACTCAGTAACAGCCCCAATGCTTACCGTTTACATGTGTATAGTTATACGCCTGTTCGCCAAGAGCTACGTGGTAAACTGATTGAAACCTTACTGCGCTTGAATGTCACCTTCCGTATTGAAGATGCTCAAGGCAATCCTGTGACTGAAATGCGTACCGTGACTGCATCACGTAGCTACCAATATAATTTGGCAACGGTCAACACCGATGACCAAGAAGAAAAATTCTTAAAAGATGTGCTTGTAGATGATGTTGCACAACAAATTGTGCGCCAAATTTCATCGAATCGGTTACCTAAAGTTACTACCACAACAACACAACCTTAA
- the leuS gene encoding leucine--tRNA ligase: protein MTTHIDPEYQASAIEPSVQQDWENRKVFKVADTVEGPHRYILSMFPYPSGKLHMGHVRNYTIGDVISRFHRLKGETVLQPMGWDAFGLPAENAAIAHQVAPAKWTFENIAYMRDQLKKLGLSVDWDREFATCTPEYYHWEQWLFVQLYKKGLIYRKLSTVNWDPVDQTVLANEQVENGRGWRSGALVEKRDIPMYYFRITDYAQELLDDLDTLKDGWPQQVLTMQRNWIGRSTGMEITFPSANTEIYADGLTVYTTRADTLMGVTYVAVAAEHPLALKAAENNPELAAFIEECRMGSVAEADLATAEKKGMATGLFVKHPVTGEELPVWIANYVLMSYGSGAVMAVPAHDERDFEFANKFNLPIKQVIDAKGADDADYSATEWQEWYGSKEGKLVNSGEFDGLAFQAAFDAFLAKLEPQGLANSKVQFRLRDWGVSRQRYWGCPIPMINCDTCGQVTVPEDQLPVVLPTDVVPDGSGNPLNKMPEFYETKCPCCGGDARRETDTLDTFVESSWYYARYASPDFTGGLVKPEAAQSWLPVNQYIGGVEHAILHLLYARFFHKLMRDEGVVQGNEPFTNLLTQGMVLADTFYREAENGKKTWFNPADIELERDEKGRILSAKYSGDGQEVVIGGQEKMSKSKNNGIDPQAIIDQYGADTARVFMMFAAPPDQSLEWSDAGVEGANRFLKRVWRLTTGFLEKGHQATVIDTATLSKDAQDLRRKTHETIQKVGDDIERRHAFNTAIAALMELLNASNKFEAKDDNDVAVAREAIITLLTLLAPFAPHLSQTLLTQFGIELTQSLFPVVDESALTRNTQTIVVQINGKLRGKLEVSVDTSKDELLALAKALPEVQQFLTGPTKKEIVVPNKLVNLVV from the coding sequence ATGACTACTCATATTGACCCTGAATATCAAGCTAGTGCGATTGAACCCTCTGTCCAACAAGACTGGGAAAATCGTAAAGTCTTTAAAGTTGCCGACACTGTCGAAGGTCCTCATCGTTACATTCTGTCGATGTTCCCTTACCCAAGTGGCAAGCTGCATATGGGTCATGTGCGTAACTATACCATTGGTGACGTCATTAGCCGTTTCCACCGTTTAAAAGGCGAAACTGTATTACAACCAATGGGTTGGGATGCGTTTGGTTTACCTGCTGAAAATGCGGCGATTGCACACCAAGTTGCACCTGCAAAATGGACTTTTGAAAACATTGCTTATATGCGTGACCAATTAAAAAAATTGGGCTTGTCTGTAGACTGGGATCGTGAATTTGCAACCTGCACACCAGAATACTACCATTGGGAACAATGGTTATTTGTTCAGCTTTATAAAAAAGGCCTGATCTACCGTAAACTTTCAACCGTAAACTGGGATCCGGTTGACCAAACAGTTTTGGCAAACGAACAAGTTGAAAATGGCCGTGGCTGGCGTTCAGGTGCATTGGTTGAAAAACGTGATATTCCAATGTACTACTTCCGCATCACCGACTATGCGCAAGAATTGTTAGACGATTTAGATACCTTAAAAGATGGTTGGCCACAACAAGTCTTGACCATGCAACGTAACTGGATTGGTCGTTCTACAGGAATGGAAATTACTTTTCCTTCTGCGAACACTGAAATCTATGCTGATGGCTTAACTGTTTATACAACACGTGCTGACACGCTTATGGGTGTGACTTATGTTGCTGTTGCAGCAGAACACCCTCTTGCGCTTAAAGCGGCGGAAAACAACCCTGAATTGGCTGCATTCATCGAAGAATGTCGTATGGGTTCAGTTGCAGAAGCGGACTTGGCAACAGCCGAGAAAAAAGGCATGGCAACAGGCTTGTTTGTAAAACATCCTGTAACTGGTGAAGAGCTTCCTGTCTGGATTGCAAACTACGTATTAATGTCTTATGGCTCTGGCGCTGTTATGGCTGTGCCTGCACATGACGAACGTGATTTTGAATTTGCTAACAAGTTTAACTTACCAATTAAGCAAGTGATTGATGCTAAAGGCGCTGACGATGCAGACTATTCTGCAACTGAATGGCAAGAATGGTATGGCTCGAAAGAAGGTAAACTGGTTAACTCTGGTGAGTTCGACGGTTTAGCATTCCAAGCTGCTTTTGATGCTTTCCTTGCAAAATTAGAACCACAAGGTTTAGCAAATTCTAAAGTTCAATTCCGTTTACGTGACTGGGGTGTTTCTCGTCAACGTTACTGGGGTTGTCCAATTCCAATGATTAACTGTGATACTTGTGGTCAAGTCACAGTGCCTGAAGATCAACTTCCTGTTGTATTACCAACAGACGTTGTACCAGATGGTTCAGGCAACCCGCTTAATAAAATGCCTGAATTCTATGAAACTAAATGTCCTTGTTGTGGCGGCGATGCACGTCGTGAAACCGATACTTTAGATACTTTCGTAGAATCATCTTGGTATTATGCACGTTATGCTTCTCCAGACTTTACTGGCGGCTTGGTAAAACCAGAAGCAGCGCAATCTTGGTTACCAGTCAATCAATACATTGGTGGTGTTGAGCACGCGATTCTGCATTTATTGTATGCACGCTTCTTCCACAAATTAATGCGTGACGAAGGCGTTGTACAAGGTAATGAGCCATTTACCAACTTGCTCACTCAAGGCATGGTGCTTGCAGATACCTTCTACCGTGAAGCAGAAAATGGTAAGAAAACTTGGTTTAACCCGGCTGATATCGAATTAGAGCGCGATGAAAAAGGTCGTATTCTTTCTGCAAAATACTCAGGTGATGGTCAGGAAGTTGTCATCGGCGGACAAGAAAAAATGTCTAAGTCGAAAAACAACGGGATTGACCCACAAGCGATTATTGACCAGTACGGCGCTGATACAGCACGTGTCTTCATGATGTTCGCTGCTCCACCAGATCAATCTTTAGAATGGTCGGATGCAGGTGTGGAAGGTGCAAACCGTTTCTTGAAACGTGTTTGGCGTTTGACGACTGGTTTCCTTGAAAAAGGTCATCAAGCCACTGTAATTGATACAGCAACGCTGTCAAAAGATGCACAAGACTTACGTCGTAAAACGCATGAAACCATTCAAAAAGTGGGTGATGACATCGAACGTCGTCATGCGTTTAATACGGCAATTGCAGCATTGATGGAATTACTCAATGCCAGCAACAAGTTCGAAGCGAAAGATGATAACGATGTTGCGGTAGCACGTGAAGCCATCATCACCTTGTTGACTTTACTTGCACCATTTGCCCCACATTTAAGTCAAACTTTATTGACTCAGTTTGGTATTGAATTGACACAAAGCCTATTCCCTGTTGTCGATGAATCTGCATTAACGCGCAATACTCAAACGATTGTGGTACAAATCAATGGTAAATTACGTGGCAAATTAGAAGTGTCTGTGGATACATCAAAAGATGAATTATTGGCACTTGCGAAAGCCTTACCAGAAGTACAACAATTCTTAACAGGTCCAACCAAGAAAGAAATTGTGGTTCCAAATAAATTAGTGAATTTGGTGGTTTAA
- a CDS encoding DUF4124 domain-containing protein, which produces MSLPFHLISSVALTCALLYSSTSLWAKDYYKWVDANGSTHYTTTPPPKSAQKKGKIQTYGWTNSSSSQSTTEAEPIAKEAAKTAQEAVAEKTTPAVSTTPSLPSAAAPTPPPMVPESNKRTPLKDD; this is translated from the coding sequence ATGTCACTTCCATTTCATTTGATCAGCAGTGTAGCGCTTACTTGTGCCTTGTTATATTCGAGTACATCACTTTGGGCTAAAGATTATTACAAATGGGTTGATGCGAATGGCTCAACGCATTACACCACTACCCCCCCACCGAAAAGTGCGCAAAAAAAAGGGAAAATTCAAACTTATGGTTGGACAAATTCATCATCATCTCAATCAACAACTGAAGCTGAGCCAATAGCAAAAGAAGCTGCTAAAACCGCTCAAGAAGCTGTTGCAGAAAAAACTACACCAGCAGTCTCAACAACGCCATCTCTTCCATCAGCAGCGGCTCCAACTCCCCCACCAATGGTGCCTGAATCTAACAAGAGAACCCCTTTAAAAGACGACTAA